One Streptomyces sp. NBC_00102 DNA segment encodes these proteins:
- a CDS encoding response regulator transcription factor, which yields MPENVHRVTGPSGPSRGSDHLEAAGQVRSAQAAPVGERFPTPETPPSPFPPLPTTSPALLKVVVADDNPVVRAGLKALFSGRSDIEVVAEATDGRQAYDAALLHRPDVVLLDVRMPGVDGISALPHLVPISPVLMLTYSRESEIVQEALRLGASGYLVHGEFSADLLVQAVRDTKDGRAHFTATATDALLAHVRRGTPGHAGELPEGLGTALASGISSRGGSRAVPAGSEPDLPEVRRRQELSPEGVSQLQPNVGQSAVGGSSTGPVNRQRFALSSREVEIMELIASGMSNQQIAATCFISEKTVKNHINRIFTKLHSSTRSEAIARWLGTAPSVVPGPQGDR from the coding sequence ATGCCGGAGAACGTACACCGGGTGACGGGACCGTCGGGCCCCAGCCGCGGATCGGATCACCTCGAGGCAGCCGGTCAGGTCCGCAGCGCCCAGGCAGCCCCGGTCGGAGAGCGGTTCCCGACACCCGAGACCCCGCCCTCCCCGTTTCCCCCGCTTCCCACCACCTCGCCCGCCCTTCTGAAGGTCGTGGTGGCCGACGACAATCCGGTCGTCCGGGCCGGCCTCAAAGCCCTCTTCTCGGGCCGGTCCGACATCGAGGTGGTGGCTGAGGCGACGGACGGACGACAGGCGTACGACGCGGCACTGCTCCACCGCCCGGACGTAGTCCTGTTGGACGTGCGGATGCCGGGCGTGGACGGCATATCCGCTCTGCCGCACCTGGTGCCGATCTCTCCGGTCCTGATGCTGACGTACAGCCGGGAGAGCGAGATCGTTCAGGAGGCGCTCCGTCTGGGTGCGAGCGGGTACCTGGTGCACGGCGAGTTCAGTGCCGACCTGCTCGTACAGGCCGTCCGTGACACGAAGGACGGCCGGGCCCACTTCACCGCTACGGCGACCGACGCGTTACTTGCCCACGTGCGTCGGGGGACTCCCGGGCACGCGGGCGAACTTCCCGAAGGGCTGGGTACAGCCCTTGCCTCGGGGATCTCGTCCCGCGGCGGTTCTCGCGCCGTGCCCGCCGGGTCCGAGCCCGACCTTCCCGAGGTCCGGCGGAGGCAGGAGTTGTCACCGGAAGGGGTTTCGCAACTGCAACCGAATGTGGGACAGTCGGCCGTAGGCGGTAGTTCGACGGGACCGGTGAACCGTCAGCGTTTCGCCTTGAGTTCGCGGGAGGTGGAGATCATGGAGCTGATCGCGAGCGGAATGAGCAATCAGCAAATCGCTGCCACGTGCTTCATCAGCGAGAAGACCGTGAAGAACCACATCAACCGCATCTTCACGAAGCTGCACAGCAGTACCCGCAGCGAGGCCATAGCCCGCTGGCTGGGTACAGCACCTTCGGTGGTCCCGGGTCCTCAGGGGGATCGGTAG
- a CDS encoding pilus assembly protein TadG-related protein, whose translation MTARLRLDRGQAFPIYVMMVAGLLFLALAFFAVGKASALRNGAQGAADASALAAAQTAREQFEAPFIAALWTDSIDVFLQASPFYAACGAAQGFASDNDADLRSCIPEEGGHRDTITTEVEGRDTVDSSVIPGSDKTRATAEATAIVEFRCDWKSVDLNDDGVKDIYFFTCDGGRMAEIRPSSPPPWSSVSKILFDVHLVDK comes from the coding sequence GTGACCGCACGGCTGCGGCTGGACCGAGGGCAGGCCTTCCCCATCTACGTCATGATGGTGGCGGGCCTGCTCTTCCTCGCGTTGGCCTTCTTTGCTGTCGGCAAGGCCTCGGCCCTCCGCAACGGTGCTCAAGGGGCGGCGGACGCGTCCGCGCTGGCGGCGGCGCAGACCGCACGTGAGCAGTTCGAGGCCCCCTTCATCGCCGCCCTCTGGACCGACTCGATCGACGTGTTCCTTCAGGCGTCCCCCTTCTACGCCGCGTGCGGCGCTGCCCAGGGATTCGCCTCCGACAACGACGCCGACCTCAGGAGTTGCATCCCGGAAGAGGGCGGTCACCGTGACACGATCACCACGGAGGTGGAGGGACGTGACACGGTTGACTCGTCGGTGATCCCGGGGTCCGACAAGACGCGGGCCACGGCGGAAGCGACTGCCATCGTCGAGTTCCGCTGCGACTGGAAATCCGTCGACCTGAACGACGACGGGGTAAAGGACATCTACTTCTTCACCTGTGACGGCGGAAGGATGGCCGAAATCCGGCCAAGCAGCCCTCCGCCGTGGTCCAGCGTGAGCAAGATTCTCTTCGACGTGCACTTGGTCGACAAATGA
- a CDS encoding OmpA family protein yields MTTTQRQRRRSHAGATMVVGLMLVGTTAFLGTTSYADDGPSTPPGTEATSEAPVPLDANDPDLKMPEGGTLAPGKVLDIVQVVEDLGGEERREDSNQSIKFALQAEVLFGKDSAKLSPQANSRIEAIAAEIKAQNATQVRVFGFTDNLGSSAHGDVLSKQRAEAVHAVLSKQFGAEVTFEIRGYGEQYPIADNGTEEGRKKNRRVEVSFPRGTTS; encoded by the coding sequence ATGACCACCACGCAGCGGCAGCGGCGCCGGAGCCACGCCGGAGCCACCATGGTCGTGGGGCTGATGCTCGTAGGTACCACGGCGTTTCTCGGTACCACCTCCTACGCCGACGACGGTCCCAGCACGCCCCCCGGCACCGAGGCCACCTCCGAGGCTCCCGTCCCCCTCGACGCCAACGACCCCGACCTCAAGATGCCCGAGGGCGGCACGCTCGCCCCCGGCAAGGTGCTCGACATCGTCCAGGTGGTCGAGGACCTGGGCGGCGAGGAGCGGCGGGAGGACTCGAACCAGTCCATCAAGTTCGCGCTCCAGGCCGAGGTGCTCTTCGGCAAGGACAGCGCGAAGCTGAGCCCGCAGGCGAACTCCCGGATCGAGGCCATCGCAGCGGAGATCAAGGCACAGAACGCCACCCAGGTACGGGTCTTCGGGTTCACCGACAACCTCGGCTCCTCGGCTCACGGCGACGTGCTCTCCAAGCAGCGCGCGGAGGCCGTGCACGCGGTGCTCTCGAAGCAGTTCGGCGCCGAGGTCACCTTCGAGATCCGCGGGTACGGCGAGCAGTACCCGATCGCGGACAACGGCACCGAAGAAGGCCGGAAGAAGAACCGGCGCGTGGAAGTCTCCTTCCCGCGCGGTACGACTTCCTGA